A single genomic interval of Patescibacteria group bacterium harbors:
- a CDS encoding AAA family ATPase: MGKIISIVNQKGGVGKTTTALNLGAYLAYLGKLVLLVDIDPQANATSGLGIDHKNLEHGVYEALIGQKPIFEIIKYTLQDGYKIAPATIALAGAGIELVNMEDREFRLARILDLVKDEYDYIIIDGPPSMGLLTVNSLVAADEVLIPIQSEYFALEGLSQLLETIGLVQNNLKPELGIMGAVITMFDKRNRLSGSVMNELYQYFPNKVFRSIIPRSVKLAEAPSYGRSILYYDPASKGGRAYEKLAREVIDLERKY; the protein is encoded by the coding sequence ATGGGTAAAATTATTTCCATAGTCAATCAAAAAGGCGGGGTGGGTAAAACCACCACGGCTTTAAATTTGGGCGCTTATTTAGCTTATCTCGGCAAGCTGGTTTTACTCGTGGATATTGACCCGCAGGCTAACGCCACCTCCGGCTTAGGCATTGACCATAAAAACTTGGAGCATGGAGTTTATGAAGCTTTAATCGGGCAAAAGCCGATTTTTGAAATTATAAAATACACTTTGCAGGACGGCTATAAAATCGCTCCGGCCACGATCGCTTTGGCCGGCGCCGGCATTGAACTCGTCAATATGGAAGACAGGGAATTCAGGCTGGCGCGAATTTTAGATCTTGTTAAAGATGAATATGATTATATTATTATTGACGGACCGCCATCAATGGGATTATTAACGGTAAACAGCTTAGTGGCCGCGGACGAAGTCTTAATTCCGATTCAAAGCGAGTATTTCGCCTTAGAAGGCTTAAGCCAGCTTTTAGAAACTATCGGTTTGGTGCAAAATAATTTAAAGCCGGAATTAGGCATTATGGGCGCGGTCATTACCATGTTTGATAAGCGCAACCGCTTGTCCGGCTCGGTCATGAACGAGCTTTACCAATATTTTCCCAATAAAGTTTTTAGAAGCATTATTCCGCGCTCGGTTAAGCTGGCCGAAGCGCCGAGCTACGGCCGATCCATTTTATATTATGACCCGGCGTCAAAAGGCGGCCGGGCGTATGAAAAATTGGCAAGAGAGGTAATTGATTTAGAGAGAAAATATTAA
- a CDS encoding IMP cyclohydrolase produces the protein MAQQDLKKMYKTIMDDHFPPKMEISFVDGKKRQTLFYEKATWTIDGVEKGLRYGENPGQEAALYKLTNGNLVLGETQTILPGNCLASDIELLQSGKHPGKTNLTDADNALNILRYFTDTPTVVIVKHNNPCGVAQDESLERAYIKANMADRVAAFGGCIALNRAVDLATAEAINMQYAEVVVAPEFETGVMDIFAKKKNLRVIRIENIERLWAFVGKRCVEFKSLIDGGIVAQWSFVPEARTKESLRLAECVYKGNAYRINRKPTKEEYEDMLFGWLVESGVTSNSVIYVKDKVTVGIGTGEQDRVGVAEIARDKAYRKLADRYCFETYGIAYNDFKDEDRKAEIDKRVAREKGGLSGAAMVSDAFFPFRDGVDVGIREEISCVIQPGGSDNDYQSIEACNEVDVTMVYTGQRSFKH, from the coding sequence ATGGCACAACAAGACCTAAAAAAAATGTATAAAACCATTATGGATGACCATTTCCCGCCAAAAATGGAAATCAGCTTTGTTGACGGAAAAAAGCGACAGACACTTTTTTATGAAAAAGCAACCTGGACGATCGACGGTGTGGAAAAAGGGCTGCGCTACGGGGAAAACCCGGGGCAGGAGGCCGCTCTTTACAAGCTTACAAACGGGAACCTGGTACTAGGTGAGACACAGACAATTCTGCCGGGCAATTGTCTTGCTTCAGATATCGAACTGCTTCAGTCCGGCAAGCATCCCGGGAAAACCAACCTGACCGACGCGGATAATGCCCTGAACATTCTCAGGTATTTTACCGACACGCCCACCGTGGTTATTGTTAAACATAACAACCCTTGCGGCGTTGCCCAGGATGAATCTCTTGAACGGGCATATATCAAGGCCAATATGGCGGACAGAGTCGCGGCCTTCGGCGGCTGTATCGCGCTTAACCGAGCGGTTGACTTGGCGACGGCCGAAGCGATAAACATGCAGTATGCCGAAGTGGTGGTGGCGCCTGAATTTGAAACCGGAGTCATGGATATTTTCGCGAAGAAGAAAAATCTAAGGGTGATTAGAATCGAAAATATAGAAAGACTCTGGGCTTTTGTCGGTAAAAGATGCGTTGAATTCAAAAGCCTCATAGACGGCGGAATTGTCGCTCAATGGTCATTCGTGCCCGAAGCCCGTACTAAAGAGAGTCTCAGGCTTGCCGAGTGCGTGTACAAGGGAAACGCTTACAGAATAAACAGAAAACCAACCAAGGAAGAATACGAAGATATGCTTTTTGGCTGGCTGGTCGAATCGGGTGTTACTTCCAATTCGGTCATCTATGTTAAAGATAAAGTGACCGTCGGCATCGGAACCGGTGAGCAGGACAGGGTCGGAGTTGCCGAGATAGCCAGAGATAAAGCCTACAGAAAGCTGGCTGACAGGTATTGCTTTGAAACATACGGAATTGCATATAACGACTTTAAAGATGAAGATAGAAAAGCGGAAATAGACAAAAGGGTGGCGAGAGAAAAAGGAGGATTGTCCGGAGCCGCAATGGTAAGCGATGCGTTCTTCCCTTTCCGCGACGGAGTTGATGTCGGAATTAGGGAGGAAATCTCCTGCGTTATTCAGCCGGGTGGATCGGATAACGATTACCAATCCATTGAAGCCTGCAACGAGGTGGATGTTACGATGGTTTACACCGGGCAGAGAAGCTTCAAACACTAA
- a CDS encoding ParB/RepB/Spo0J family partition protein — MPNNSLGRGLGSLIPQKVNRAAMTSAGDAVVDVTSVDDRGKVLQLKPDEVALNPMQPRKNFNEHQLNELVESIKQYGIIQPLIVTQKNGKYELIAGERRLRAAKILGLTSVPAIVRQADEQQKLELALVENLQREDLNAIETAIAYRKLIDEFNLSQEELAVRVGRSRPVITNTLRFLNLPGEIQEALIQGKITEGHAKIIVGLESEARQFALYKKILLNKMTVDDSLKETRIMGGTKQARIKINYADKDKEFAFRQFFGTKAEVKRKGKGGEIIIYFYSDEELGELVAKIKN, encoded by the coding sequence ATGCCTAATAACAGCCTTGGTCGGGGACTAGGCTCCCTGATTCCGCAAAAAGTCAATAGAGCCGCTATGACATCGGCCGGCGATGCCGTGGTTGACGTGACCAGCGTTGATGACAGAGGAAAAGTTTTGCAGTTAAAACCGGACGAGGTCGCGCTTAACCCCATGCAGCCGCGTAAGAATTTTAACGAGCATCAGCTTAACGAGCTGGTTGAATCAATTAAGCAGTACGGCATTATTCAGCCGCTGATCGTTACGCAAAAAAACGGCAAGTATGAATTAATCGCCGGCGAAAGGCGCTTAAGAGCGGCGAAAATTTTAGGTCTTACGTCCGTGCCGGCCATAGTCAGGCAGGCTGACGAGCAGCAAAAACTGGAACTGGCGCTCGTAGAAAATCTGCAAAGGGAAGATTTAAACGCGATTGAAACGGCCATCGCTTACCGCAAGCTGATTGACGAATTTAATTTAAGCCAGGAAGAATTAGCGGTTAGAGTCGGCCGGTCGCGCCCGGTCATAACCAATACTTTAAGATTTTTAAATTTGCCCGGAGAAATCCAGGAAGCTTTAATCCAGGGGAAAATTACCGAAGGCCATGCCAAAATAATCGTCGGGCTAGAAAGCGAAGCCCGGCAATTCGCGCTGTATAAAAAAATATTATTAAATAAAATGACGGTTGACGACTCGCTAAAAGAAACCAGGATTATGGGCGGGACCAAGCAGGCCAGGATTAAGATAAATTACGCTGATAAAGACAAAGAATTCGCTTTCCGCCAGTTTTTCGGCACCAAAGCCGAAGTTAAGCGCAAAGGCAAGGGCGGAGAAATTATTATTTATTTTTATAGCGACGAGGAGCTAGGGGAATTAGTGGCTAAGATAAAAAATTAA